TCATCGGGAAGCCAGAAGCCGACAAACCCGTTGTCGAAGGTGGTGGTTTGCTCATCGATCAGGACCTCGCCGGTCGCTTCATCGGTGATCGTGACCTGGATATCCTCATTGTCGAGTTCCCCCAGGCAGGTCGTGAGGCTGTGGTAGAAGCAGTCGTGGGTGGAGGTGATATACGGAGCAACCGAGACATACGTCTGATTGTCGGGAAGATCGACCACGACTTCCTGGTCATCGCTCGAGAGCAGCAGTTCATCGGCACGCACGGAGGCGATCAGATCCGTGGGACGCTCAGTGACCTTCTGCCGGTCGAGGTGATCAATGATCTCCACCGCGTCCATGGCGGCCAGGCCATGGGTAGTCAGGAATGTATCCTGGGACACCGTCCCGTCGGCGGTGGGTTCCGGGTCGGCGGCCGAACACCCCGTGAGGGCGAGGGCAAGGGCGGCGGCTGCGATCGCTGCTCGTTTCACGTCAATCTCCTTGGATCGTGGTAAGACCGTGAGAAGACACCGCCTCAAGGTCGATGCCATACCTTTTCTAGCACGGGTGCCTGACGGCCCAGAAATCAAAAACCCTGCTCACAGCCTTATGACAGGGCGAAAAGGGGGTGACTCCGGTGGGCTGGGTCACCACCGGGACACCACCCCACAGCCGTGGGCGATGTCCTTCTACCCGCCCCGGGTATGCGGTGCAGGCAGTGAAATCCCTGGTGGCGCTTGCTGAACTGACCAGGGGAGGCGATGCCGCCGGCCCGGGGTGGGGCACAGGGGTGACGGCGGTCGAAGGGTGATGTTTGAAGATTTGATGAAGATTTCCCCGCCGGGCACTGAGCGAGGGTGGTATTTCCCCCGGCAGAAGCGATACTGGGGTCTATGGCTGACCGCACACCGACCACCGCCACGCCCCCGGGGCGGGTGCTGGTCGTCGATGATGAACAACCCCTGGCTCAGATGGTGGCCTCCTACCTCATCCGGGCCGGCTTCGACACCCGCCAGGCGCACACCGGCACCCAGGCCGTGGACGAGGCCCGTCGCTTTTCCCCCGATGTTGTGGTGCTGGATCTGGGGCTGCCCGAACTCGACGGCCTGGAGGTGTGCCGACGGATCCGCACCTTCTCGGACTGCTACATCCTCATGCTCACCGCGCGTGGCAGCGAGGACGACAAGATCAGCGGTTTGACCCTGGGGGCGGATGACTACATCACCAAACCTTTTAGCATCCGGGAACTGGTGACCCGGGTGCATGCGGTGCTGCGCCGCCCGCGCACCAGCACCACCCCACCGCAGGTGACCACCCCCTTGATCGTTGGTGACCTCATCCTTGACCCCGTCGCCCATCAGGTGCGGGTGGGGGAGACGACCGTGGAGCTCACCCGCACGGAGTTCGAGCTGCTGGTTGCCCTGGCCCTGCGCCCCGGCCAGGTGCTGACCCGCCACGACCTGGTCACCGAGGTCTGGGACACCACCTGGGTCGGTGATGAACGCATCGTCGATGTCCACATCGGCAACTTGCGTCGCAAGCTCGGCACCGACACCCGGGGCCGGGGGTTTATCGACACCGTGCGTGGCGTGGGCTACCGGGTGGGGCAGCCATGAATCACGGACCCGGCCTGACCTTCCGCTTCCTGGCCGCCCAGGTGTTGGTCGTGGTGATTAGCCTGCTGGTGGCCGCGGCCGTGGCCACGATGGTGGGCCCGACCCTGTTCCATGATCATATGTTGATGACCGGCCGGGAGGACCCCTCGCTGGAGCTGTTCCATGCCGAGCAGGCCTACCGGGACGCCAACCTGATCACCCTGGCCGTCGCCCTGCCCACCGCCTTGATCAGCGCCCTGCTGGCCAGCCTGTGGTTATCGCGTCGCCTGCGCACCCCCCTGCAGGATCTCACCCGCGCCGCTACCAGCCTGACGGCCGGCAACTACCGTATCCGCGTGCCCGCCGGAGAAGCAGGCCCCGAGGTCACCACCCTGGCTCATGCCTTCAACACCATGGCCGACCGGCTGGAACACACCGAACAGGTCCGCCGCCAGATGCTCTCTGATCTGGCCCACGAAATGGGCACCCCCTTATCGGTGCTCACGGTCTACCTCGATGGTCTCCAGGACGGGGTCGTGGACTGGAATAATGCCACCCACACGATCATGGCTGACCAACTCACCCGCCTGACCCGGTTGATGGAAGACATCGACGATGTCTCCCGGGCCCAGGAACACCGGATCGATTTGGACCTGGCGGAGGAAGGGCTCGGGGATCTGCTCCATACCGCCGCTGCTGCCGCGGGGGAAGCTTATGCTGATAAAGGCGTCGATTTACAGGTCGAGACCATTACGGACACCGCCCGGGTGCTCGTGGACCGGCAACGCTTCGGCCAGGTGATGAGCAATCTCCTGTC
Above is a genomic segment from Corynebacterium suranareeae containing:
- a CDS encoding response regulator transcription factor, encoding MADRTPTTATPPGRVLVVDDEQPLAQMVASYLIRAGFDTRQAHTGTQAVDEARRFSPDVVVLDLGLPELDGLEVCRRIRTFSDCYILMLTARGSEDDKISGLTLGADDYITKPFSIRELVTRVHAVLRRPRTSTTPPQVTTPLIVGDLILDPVAHQVRVGETTVELTRTEFELLVALALRPGQVLTRHDLVTEVWDTTWVGDERIVDVHIGNLRRKLGTDTRGRGFIDTVRGVGYRVGQP
- a CDS encoding sensor histidine kinase translates to MNHGPGLTFRFLAAQVLVVVISLLVAAAVATMVGPTLFHDHMLMTGREDPSLELFHAEQAYRDANLITLAVALPTALISALLASLWLSRRLRTPLQDLTRAATSLTAGNYRIRVPAGEAGPEVTTLAHAFNTMADRLEHTEQVRRQMLSDLAHEMGTPLSVLTVYLDGLQDGVVDWNNATHTIMADQLTRLTRLMEDIDDVSRAQEHRIDLDLAEEGLGDLLHTAAAAAGEAYADKGVDLQVETITDTARVLVDRQRFGQVMSNLLSNALRHTSAGGQVRISVHRQGASTALIHVADDGEGIPPGQLGHIFERFYRGDAARSRDNGGAGIGLTISKALIEAHGGTLTATSPGPGAGSVFTIRLPLHQENVSLMLSNPTPGDNNSDDLGSDPYQPLDNTP
- a CDS encoding CueP family metal-binding protein, with protein sequence MKRAAIAAAALALALTGCSAADPEPTADGTVSQDTFLTTHGLAAMDAVEIIDHLDRQKVTERPTDLIASVRADELLLSSDDQEVVVDLPDNQTYVSVAPYITSTHDCFYHSLTTCLGELDNEDIQVTITDEATGEVLIDEQTTTFDNGFVGFWLPDDATGTIEITHQGRTGVTEFSTTEDGATCVTDLRLT